The Spiroplasma citri genome has a segment encoding these proteins:
- a CDS encoding HPr family phosphocarrier protein has translation MASFKAVIADPVGMHARPAALIVGEADKYQSDITIFSGGKTGNLKSIMTIIALGIHQGAEVEIVATGSDEDAAIVGIEKVMKDNKVI, from the coding sequence ATGGCATCATTTAAAGCTGTTATCGCTGATCCTGTTGGTATGCATGCACGTCCAGCAGCATTGATTGTAGGAGAAGCAGACAAATACCAGTCAGATATTACTATTTTCTCAGGAGGAAAAACTGGTAACTTAAAATCAATCATGACTATTATTGCGTTAGGAATTCATCAAGGTGCAGAAGTAGAAATTGTTGCGACTGGTTCTGATGAAGACGCAGCAATTGTAGGGATTGAAAAAGTAATGAAGGATAACAAGGTTATTTAG
- a CDS encoding ATP-dependent helicase, translating into MFNEFIENLNPNQREAVLAITGPVRIIAGAGSGKTRIITNKIAYLIKYANLQPWRICAVTFTNKATNEMKTRIVDMIGNSGQRCLIATYHALCVRILREDIIHLNYDRQFNIIDMADQDSIIRNIYKTLPVKYDAQEAKMVKNFISKWKNDFISPNSAKQLASGDEVRWAEIYDVYEKRLREINSVDFNDLILLTYKLFKNNVEVLKKWQNRFDYFLVDEFQDTNELQFDIIKWLVGDNHNITVVGDPDQTIYSWRGAKINLILNFDKYFPHTQTIILNENYRSTQNILSLANNLIIHNKNRIEKDLFTIKASGQLPILYHGANSSDESDFVAHKIKTLMKEENYNYNDILILYRANYLSRDLEGALADYGLSYRIFGAFKFYERKEIKDALAFLKIIMNNDPLAIERILLLTPKIGPKAFEQIMQILKEQQIMFTTLLEQNFDLLPLNLQHSLNKLREAIVIALGQLPTAKSIESLLVLLLDKTGYLQRLRDNFEEEREENILELIASVVKFDKQNKYLEGTELLNEYLQLISLQTDSDSDDLTDNTISLMTIHNAKGLEKKVVFIVGLNEGIFPTTQAIKMETEQLEEERRALYVAITRAKELLFISYADGYSYITGNERFESRFIKELNGDFYEKVNSERLFSKPKSITISFHNQSEKQSRTTFHLNKNLESSFKSNPWKVNDTVSHELFGIGVVVKIIAQNVQIAFPSPYNIKIISADSQAIKKVE; encoded by the coding sequence ATGTTCAATGAATTTATTGAAAATTTAAATCCAAATCAACGCGAAGCTGTTTTAGCAATTACTGGACCAGTGCGAATTATTGCTGGCGCTGGAAGTGGCAAAACACGTATTATTACTAATAAAATTGCATATTTAATTAAATATGCTAATTTGCAACCATGACGGATTTGTGCTGTTACGTTTACTAATAAAGCTACTAATGAAATGAAAACACGTATTGTTGATATGATTGGAAATAGTGGTCAACGTTGTCTGATTGCAACTTATCACGCTCTATGTGTTCGTATTTTACGAGAAGATATTATTCATTTAAATTATGATCGGCAATTTAATATTATTGATATGGCAGATCAAGATAGCATCATCCGCAATATTTATAAAACATTACCTGTGAAATATGATGCACAAGAAGCAAAAATGGTCAAGAATTTTATTTCCAAATGAAAAAATGACTTTATTAGTCCAAATAGTGCAAAACAATTGGCAAGTGGGGATGAAGTACGATGAGCAGAAATTTATGACGTTTATGAAAAACGTTTACGAGAGATAAATAGCGTTGATTTTAATGATTTAATTTTATTAACATATAAGTTATTTAAAAATAATGTGGAAGTATTGAAAAAATGACAAAATCGTTTTGATTATTTTTTAGTTGATGAATTTCAAGATACTAATGAATTACAATTTGATATTATTAAATGATTAGTTGGTGACAATCACAATATTACCGTTGTTGGTGACCCTGACCAAACCATTTATTCGTGGCGAGGAGCAAAAATTAATTTAATTTTAAATTTTGATAAGTATTTTCCACACACCCAAACAATTATTTTAAATGAAAATTATCGGTCAACACAAAATATTTTGTCATTAGCTAATAATTTAATTATTCATAATAAAAATCGAATTGAAAAAGATTTATTTACTATTAAAGCTTCAGGTCAATTACCAATTTTATATCATGGTGCTAATAGTAGCGATGAAAGTGATTTTGTAGCTCATAAAATTAAAACTTTAATGAAAGAAGAAAATTATAATTATAATGATATTTTAATTCTATATCGTGCCAATTACTTATCGCGTGATTTAGAAGGAGCTCTTGCTGATTATGGCCTTTCATATCGTATTTTTGGTGCTTTTAAATTCTATGAACGAAAAGAAATTAAAGATGCCCTTGCTTTTTTAAAAATAATTATGAATAATGATCCTTTAGCCATTGAACGGATTTTGTTGTTAACGCCAAAAATTGGACCAAAAGCATTTGAACAAATTATGCAAATATTAAAAGAACAGCAAATAATGTTTACAACATTATTGGAACAAAATTTTGATTTGTTACCATTAAATCTTCAACATAGTTTAAATAAACTGCGAGAAGCAATTGTAATAGCATTAGGACAATTACCAACTGCTAAGTCAATTGAAAGCCTATTAGTACTACTATTAGATAAAACAGGTTATTTGCAGCGCTTACGTGATAATTTTGAAGAAGAACGAGAAGAAAATATTTTAGAATTAATTGCTTCAGTTGTTAAATTTGATAAGCAAAATAAGTATTTAGAAGGAACGGAATTATTAAATGAATATTTACAATTGATTTCATTACAAACTGACAGTGATAGTGATGATTTAACTGATAATACTATTTCTTTAATGACAATTCATAATGCAAAGGGATTAGAAAAAAAGGTTGTTTTTATTGTTGGTTTAAATGAAGGAATCTTTCCGACAACGCAAGCTATTAAAATGGAAACTGAACAATTAGAAGAAGAACGACGAGCCTTATACGTTGCCATTACAAGGGCAAAAGAATTGTTGTTTATAAGTTATGCTGATGGTTATTCATATATTACGGGTAATGAACGCTTTGAATCACGATTTATTAAAGAATTAAATGGTGATTTTTATGAAAAAGTTAATAGTGAAAGGTTGTTTAGTAAGCCAAAGTCAATTACTATTTCTTTTCATAATCAAAGTGAAAAACAATCACGCACTACTTTTCATCTTAATAAAAACCTTGAGTCATCTTTTAAATCTAATCCATGAAAAGTAAATGATACTGTTAGTCATGAATTATTTGGAATTGGAGTTGTTGTTAAAATCATTGCCCAAAATGTACAAATTGCTTTTCCGAGCCCTTATAATATAAAAATTATTTCAGCAGATAGTCAAGCAATTAAAAAAGTAGAATAA
- the tsaD gene encoding tRNA (adenosine(37)-N6)-threonylcarbamoyltransferase complex transferase subunit TsaD, with the protein MVILAIETSCDETSIAIFKNGKILANTISSQIKEHTKYGGVVPELASRLHLKNFSYVLLEALQKSKINITELQYIAYTAKPGLIGALHIGKIIAETLSNYLEIPILPLNHLYGHIYASAINNDFLFPLLAVLVSGGHTQLILMKKHLNFEILGSTLDDAIGECYDKVARMLDLGYPGGPVIDKLAATGTTTQYHLPLPLNDQSYNFSFSGLKSAVAILIVKEQRNTKINLSNFCATFQKTCVDIIMRKTKLAIQNFQPQMVTLVGGVSANSALRAAILNLAAPNLKVIIPKLEYCTDNAAMIARLAAQELLENNIKGD; encoded by the coding sequence ATGGTAATTCTTGCAATTGAGACAAGCTGTGACGAAACTAGTATTGCGATTTTTAAGAATGGAAAAATTTTAGCAAATACTATTTCGTCACAAATTAAAGAACATACAAAGTATGGCGGAGTTGTTCCAGAACTTGCTTCGCGGTTACATTTAAAAAACTTTTCTTATGTTTTACTTGAAGCTTTGCAAAAATCTAAGATTAATATAACAGAGTTACAATACATTGCATACACAGCAAAACCAGGTTTAATTGGAGCATTACATATTGGGAAAATAATAGCAGAAACATTGTCTAATTATTTAGAAATTCCAATTTTACCTTTAAACCATTTATATGGTCATATCTATGCTAGTGCAATCAATAATGATTTTTTATTTCCTCTTTTAGCAGTTCTAGTTAGTGGTGGCCATACTCAGTTAATATTGATGAAAAAACATTTGAATTTTGAAATTTTAGGCTCAACATTGGATGATGCAATTGGTGAATGTTATGATAAGGTTGCCCGAATGTTGGACTTAGGGTATCCGGGCGGGCCAGTTATTGATAAGTTAGCAGCGACAGGCACAACAACACAATATCACTTACCATTACCATTAAATGACCAAAGTTATAATTTCTCTTTTAGCGGATTAAAATCAGCCGTGGCTATTTTAATTGTAAAAGAACAACGTAATACTAAAATTAACCTGTCTAATTTTTGCGCGACATTTCAAAAAACATGTGTTGATATTATTATGCGAAAAACAAAATTAGCAATTCAAAATTTTCAACCGCAAATGGTTACGTTAGTCGGTGGGGTTTCAGCTAATAGCGCATTACGAGCAGCAATTTTAAATTTGGCAGCACCAAATTTAAAAGTCATTATTCCAAAATTAGAATATTGTACGGATAATGCTGCAATGATTGCTCGGTTAGCAGCACAAGAACTACTGGAAAACAACATAAAAGGAGACTAG
- a CDS encoding MurR/RpiR family transcriptional regulator, translating to MASFLSKLETFDSKNFTKKENEIIKYIKENMKEVTTMNIEVLAQQVNTGYSAIYGLLRKMQINGYRDFLIAIAADIEIKSLDFENMESLMKKTYFDILNQNDTMINNEKMNQTINAIKGAYRIFVIGMGSTNALSQTLALELYRFGFNAFNLNENEEDLMVRSRFMNKNDLILAYSLFGDNEAVNKALTITKEKGVTIVVISGKDMSKAVKLANWSHIISTPNQRVNDHKIYVNKLLPWMYFTDDLINKVWSSDIVDKDFVMDQQDNRWDY from the coding sequence ATGGCATCATTTTTATCAAAATTAGAAACATTCGATTCAAAGAATTTTACTAAAAAAGAAAATGAAATTATTAAATATATTAAAGAAAATATGAAAGAAGTAACAACAATGAATATTGAAGTTTTAGCACAGCAGGTAAATACTGGTTATAGTGCAATATATGGTTTATTACGAAAAATGCAAATTAATGGTTATCGAGACTTTTTAATTGCGATTGCTGCTGATATTGAAATTAAATCATTAGATTTTGAAAATATGGAAAGTCTAATGAAGAAGACATATTTTGATATTCTTAATCAAAATGATACGATGATTAATAATGAAAAGATGAATCAAACAATTAATGCAATTAAAGGAGCATATCGAATTTTTGTAATTGGAATGGGTTCAACAAATGCTTTATCACAAACATTAGCGTTAGAATTATATCGTTTTGGCTTTAATGCTTTTAATCTAAATGAGAATGAAGAAGACTTAATGGTTCGTTCTCGTTTTATGAATAAAAATGATTTAATTTTAGCCTATTCATTATTCGGTGATAATGAAGCAGTTAATAAAGCATTAACAATTACAAAAGAAAAAGGAGTAACTATTGTAGTAATTTCTGGGAAAGATATGTCAAAAGCAGTTAAATTAGCGAATTGGTCACACATTATTTCAACCCCAAATCAACGGGTAAATGATCATAAAATTTATGTTAACAAATTATTACCTTGAATGTATTTTACTGATGATTTAATTAATAAAGTTTGATCATCAGATATTGTTGATAAAGATTTTGTAATGGATCAACAAGATAATCGTTGAGATTATTAA
- a CDS encoding RDD family protein translates to MMQELANNKNSTVTTISEPEEEYQLHQLARPVRVIFARFFDIILASLIPLALTLTMKYWDQARTIWAPILVIGITFVLFFLYFILIPYFWDGKTIGKFCFQIKLVTSETKLKLAVIFTRELFITFLPWFVVLLTNLSLNLIFKVSLSDLFRATNKNPIALIIIRTITTIYFLWYIGLIFGLVLNPNHQILFDRHFHLFTVKKNPISKKEPKEPKKLITRKTKHIHLQENQQGNISDEILKEIDEL, encoded by the coding sequence ATGATGCAAGAGTTAGCAAACAATAAAAATTCAACCGTTACTACGATATCAGAACCGGAAGAAGAATATCAGCTTCATCAATTAGCGCGTCCAGTTCGTGTGATTTTTGCTCGTTTTTTCGATATTATTTTAGCGAGTTTAATTCCCTTAGCATTAACTTTAACGATGAAATATTGAGATCAAGCTCGAACAATTTGAGCTCCTATTTTAGTTATTGGGATTACTTTTGTTCTTTTCTTTCTTTATTTTATTCTTATTCCTTATTTTTGAGATGGTAAAACAATTGGAAAGTTTTGTTTTCAAATTAAATTAGTTACTAGTGAAACAAAATTAAAATTAGCGGTTATTTTTACTCGTGAGTTATTTATTACATTTTTACCATGATTTGTTGTTTTATTAACAAATTTAAGTTTAAATTTAATTTTTAAAGTTAGTTTAAGTGATTTGTTTCGGGCAACTAATAAAAATCCAATAGCATTAATTATTATTCGAACTATAACAACAATTTATTTTTTATGATATATTGGTTTAATCTTTGGTTTAGTATTAAATCCAAACCATCAAATTTTATTTGATCGTCATTTTCATTTATTTACTGTAAAGAAAAACCCCATTTCTAAAAAAGAACCAAAAGAACCCAAAAAATTAATAACAAGAAAAACAAAACATATTCATTTGCAAGAAAACCAACAAGGAAATATTTCTGATGAAATTTTAAAAGAAATTGATGAATTATAG